The Anaerolineales bacterium region TAGAGGCTTTCTCACCTCGGCTGTGATCTCATCTGTGTTGTTCTTCATCGCGGGCTTCTTCTATTTGAATACTCCGCAAATGACCGAGTGGGGCGGTTGGTGGCGCATGCCGACGGCGGTGGGCGTGGGGGTGTTGCTCGCGATCCTGATTGACCGCCTGACCGAATATTTCACCGGCACACACGCCAAGCCTGTGAACGATATCAAAAAATCTGCGGACACTGGTCCTGCCACATTGATTCTCAACGGCGTTTCTGTCGGTTTTGAATCGTCGGTGTGGTCTGTGCTGGTAATTGCGTTGACTATCGTCGCTTCGATCTTTATCTTTGGCACGATCCCCGGCGTTACCGGCGTAGATCGCGCCACGTTCATTTTGTATGGCGTCGCGATGACCGGTATCGGTATGTTGACCCTGACCGGCAACAACGTGGCGATGGATTCGTTCGGTCCGATCTCGGATAACGCGAACGGCATCGGCGAAATGGCTTGGCACGGCAAAACCGACAAAGCCACCAAGAATGCTCAGCAGATCATGGCTGACCTCGACGCGGTGGGCAACACGACCAAGGCGATCACCAAAGGAGTTGCCATCGGTTCTGCCGTGATTGCGGCTGTTTCACTTTTCGGCTCTTTCCTCGTGGACGTTTCCCGCGCGCAGACTACGCTGGGCGTGCCTCTTGAGCAACAGATCCAATCTATCGGCATCCGCGTGGATGTTCCGCAAGTGTTCGTCGGTATGTTGATCGGCGGCGCATTGCCGTGGTTGTTCTCCTCATTTGCCATTCAGGCGGTCGCGCGTGCGGCTTCGTTAATCGTGCTGGAAGTCCGCCGTCAGTTCAAACTGGGCGTGCTCAAAGGCAAGGTTAAGCCCGATTACAAGCAAGCGGTGGAAATTTCCACCACTGCCGCGCAGAAGGAATTGGTTTCGCTCGCTCTGTTGGGAATTGTGACGCCGATCGTCGTCGGCTTGACGTTGCAAGTGGAAGCGCTGGGCGGTTTCCTCGCCGGCATTATCGTCTCCGGTCAGTTGCTGGCAGTGTTCCTCAACAACTCCGGCGGCGCATGGGATAACGCCAAGAAGCTTATCGAGGACGAGCCGAAGAATCCCGCCAAAAATCTTGGCAAGGGTTCCGAGCGTCACAAAGCTGGTGTGGTGGGCGATACGGTCGGCGATCCATTCAAGGATACGGCGGGTCCCGCGCTCAACCCGATGATCAAGGTAGTGAATCTGGTCGCGGTGATCACTGCCCCGATCGTCGTGCAATATGCGGGCGGCGCTTCGCTTGGGGTTTGGGCGGTCGCGGCTGTGTTAGTCGGTCTGCTCGCCTGGGCAGTTATGCGCTCGAAAGCGTCGGCTGAGGAAATGACGAAGTAGCCGGGTTTTAGCGAAGATAAAGCAACAAAGCGTTCCTCAGCAGTGGGGAACGCTTTGTTTATCCCCTCGATTTTTCTTGAAGATGACTAAAAGATTTGTGAATTTTCCCATCCAAGCATTTTTACCGCCTTTTTTATTGCTGATCTCCTCTTTGTTCAAGTTTTATAAGGATGCGAGCGTTATTGCCTCGCCTGCGCAGTTGATTCGCCCCACAGTTGCTTTAACGCTTCTGCTGGCGCTGACCATTAGCCTTTTACACCGGATTTTTCAAGACCAGGAAACAACCGGGCTAATTGCCTCATTCTTTGTTGTCCTATTGTGCTGGGCGCCTGAATCATTTCAAAAAACTGGAGCGCTTATCTTCTATTTGTGTCTGGCTAGTCTGGCGGTGCGTCTTGTTTGGTCGCATAAATTCGATTTAAAATGGACGATGTCGTTTTTGACCTTTGTCTCCTTCTGCTTAGTCGCGATTCGGACGCAATCTTTAGTTACGGTGATCGCTAACACCCCAAAATCCTATTGGTCGCGCTCGTCGTTTCGCGCTTCGGCAACCGCGATGCAAATGGTCGCGCCTCCTACCCTCCCTGATATTTACTATATTGTTGTAGATGGATACCCCCGTTCCGATGTGTTAGCGGAGCTATTTAACTACGATAATTCTTCGTTTCTCGATCATCTTGATGCGCGGGGGTTTATCGTACTTTCCGAAAATCGTTCCAATTATTCGAGAACCGTATTGTCTGTGGCTTCAACGTTGAATTTGAATTATGTTTCCAGTTTTCTGCCGGGCGCTGAGAATAGTTCTTCCTGGTGGCTTTTGGAACCGTTCATAGATCAAAACAGGGCTCGCCTTGCTCTTGCGAAATTGGGGTATCGGTCGTATGCCGTAATGAGCGACTGGAGTTTGACCGATAACACGACGGCGGATGAGTATTTCCAAGTCGCGCCTATTCATTTGAGCGATTTGGAGAATGAGATCGTTCGCAAGACGCCTTTAGGGCAAGTTCTCTTGTTTTTTCCAGATTTCGTTTTTGTTCAATCCAATCAATCCCATTTCAAGGTGGTCAATCTCCAGTTTGACGCGCTTGCGTCCTTTGCTTCGATGCCAGGACCAAAATTTGTGTTTGTTCATATCATCTCCCCTCACCCGCCTTTTGTCGCCAGGGCGGACGGCTCCTTTCAATCGCCGCCGTACCCGTTTACTTTTAACGACGCGGATGATTTCCTTTTGGACGATTTGGCATACGTAAATGGTTTTCGCGAGCAGGTGGCGTTTGTGAACGATCGCTTGGCAAGAGTCGTGGACGAGATCTTGGCTAACTCAACCAACGATCCCATTATTCTCCTGCAAGCGGATCACGGCTCCGGCTTGTTGACTAATTTTTCATCGCCCGATCAAACTTGCTTACGAGAGAGGTTTTCGCCTTTTGCGGCATACCACCTTCCGGGAGTGACCGCGGAAATGTTGCCTCCGCATCTTACTCCAGTAAACCTTTTCCGCTTCGTGTTTAATCATTATTTTGCCGCTGGTCTTCCTCTATTGGAGGATCGCCAATACACTTATCAGATAATGGACCAAATCTTTCGGGAAGTGGATGTTACTTCTAGCGCGGATTCATGCCTGCGGTGATGTTTGTGAGGCACAAACGAACAAGATGTCATCCTACCGTAATTTCTCATAAACAATCGCTCTGTCGTTTGTGAAAATCGTTTTGTAGCGGCCGCTCGAGTTGATGTTTATAATGAGGTTTCCGACTTGCTCTGCGTCTCTTTTTAGCAAAATGTAATCGAATTCCATGTCAGGATTTGTTACAACAACTTTCTCGATACACGGAAGAGGCTGAACGCTTTTAACGCACTCTTGGATTTGAGAAAGAGCATCATACAGCGACGTAAAGTCGGTTTCAGAAATCCATTCATAACCTTGAATGGTTGTTTGGCTTCTACGCCGCGCGATCACTGGAAACCATTCGTTTGTGTAATCGGTAAACCCTTCTGGTTCGCCTGTGATGACAAGAAAGCGTGCATTTGAGGGGGTGTTCGCGTCTACCCATTGCATGGCGACACGCGCTTCCTCGGAGAGGACGCGCGTCAGTTGCTTCCATTCTGCGAACAGCATGTTAAATATCAATACCGCCGCCAGATAGAACAGGAAGAACTTTTCTGCCTTAGTTTGGAAGACGCGCTCGTGCGTGAGGACGGTAAACTTTGCAAGACCTGGTAGGATGAGATCGGTTATAGCAATCGAGGCGAGCAAAGCAAGCGGAAATATCGCCACATTTGCCGCATTCCGTGGTTCTACGATAAAGTGAATGATCAACCACGCAGGAAGGAAGAATTCTTTTCGTGCGAGTTGGATGAAGAAACCTACCACAGCGAAGATCGTAGTCGGCGTGGTTAGAGGTTCTTCGGCGAACGACATCAGGAGTTGAAGGGAGACGATGGGTGAGTGGAGACCAGTTCGCCCGGCGGAAAGAAGCGGGTCAAATCCGTAACGCGATAGGACGGATACCCACCATGGCGCCGCGCCGATCAGCGTTCCAATAAACACAATAACGCTGTTTTTGATCCCTTCTTTATTCCTCCCATATGCGCCCCACATCAGAAGCGCAATTGCGGCGGTGTGGATCGCGGCTTCGGGATGTGTCAGACAAACGAGCGAGGAGAGGAGGATGGACGTGAAAAGATATTTGGCTTTTCCCGATTTGTAAAGCAGATAATATTGCGAAGCAGCCAAGACGAATAAGACCTGCCCGGGCGCTCGCGTTATGCCTCCGCCCATGATCATCCATGTGAGCGAGCGAGGCAGAAAAGCAAACAAAAAGACCGCCATGCCCGCGCTGAGCGTGGATTTGAGCAGGGTCGTAGCCAGATAGTAAAACGCCGGCAAAACCAGAATCGTGAATATCGCTGGCAACCAGATCTGGAGAGCGAGAGTAGAAACGTTAAGCGTTTTGCTGATTGCCGCAGTGAGATAGAAACCAAGCGGTGGATAAGCGAAAGGGATTTGAAGACCGTTAAACTCTACGAAGAGCGGTAATCTCATCCCGTTGGCTTTGATGGCTTCCACCATTTGGTAAAACAACCCTCCGTCGAGAATCGGAAAGTCAACGCTCGATGCGGGTTGAAGCCTGACTAGCGTGCCAAAAATCAGACCTGCAATGAAAAGCAATTTTCCGATGTCGTCGCTCGAAAGGCTGCTTGGCTTTTTGTTCATATCCCTTGTGGTCTATTTTGTGTATTTCTTTTGCCACTCGAACAACTTATTCAACGCCTCGATGGGGGAGAGGCTGTTCACGTCGATCTCTTTCAACTCATCCAAAATCGGACTCGATTCAGGGAACAGCGCGGCTTGTTGTGCCGCGTGCGGGTTGATTTTCACTGCGCGCCCCGAGGTCTTTTCGAGTTCCACCATGATCTCACTTGCGCGTTGAATCACTGGCGCGGGTAAGCCCGCCAATTGCGCCACGTGGATTCCATACGAACGGTCAGCGCCGCCAGGTACGATCTTGTGCAGGAAAACCACTTTGTCGTCCGCCTCGCTGACCGCCACGTTGTAATTGCGAACGCCGGGCAACAGGTCGGCGAGTTGAGTCAGCTCGTGATAATGCGTGGCAAACAACGTCTTCGCGCGCAAATGCGGATGATTGTGGATAAACTCGATCACCGCCCACGCAATAGAAACGCCGTCGTACGTTGACGTGCCTCGCCCGATCTCGTCCAGAATCAACAGCGAGCGCGACGTGGCGTGATGCAAAATGTTCGCGGCTTCCACCATCTCGACCATAAACGTAGATTGCCCTGCGTGGATTTCATCTTGCGCGCCGATGCGCGTGAAGATTCGGTCCACCAGCCCGACGCTCGCCGACGCCGCAGGCACGAACGATCCCATCTGAGCCATCAAAACAATTAGCGCGGTCTGCCGCAGATACGTGGACTTGCCTGACATGTTCGGTCCCGTGATCACGCGCACGATTTCGCCTTTTTCAAAAATGACATCGTTGGGAATATATCGCTCGCCCCTCAACGATTGTTCGACAACGGGATGCCTGCCTTCGTGGATTTCCAACCCGCTTCCTTCGTGGACGTTGGGCTTGACGTAGCCTCCCAGCGCTGCCGCCTCCCCAAGCGCGGACAACACGTCCGCCTCGGCGATGGCGCGCGCCGTTGACAAAAGTTGGTGAGCGGATTTTCCTAATTCGGCGCACACCTCACGAAACAGCCGGGTTTCGATTTCTTTGATGCGTTCTTCGGCGTTAAGCACGAGCGTTTCATACTCTTTCATCTCCGGCGTGATGAACCGTTCGGCGTTGACCAACGTCTGCTTGCGGATATAATGTTCGGGCGCCTTCTCCGCCGCGCCGCGCGAGATTTCGATGTAGTAGCCGAAGACTTTGTTGTAGCCGACTTTGAGAGTCTTGATCCCCGTTTTCTCGCGCTCCACCGATTCTAAATTCGCAATCCAATCTCTCGCATGTTTAGACGCGTCGATGACAGAATCTAACTCTTGCGAATATCCCGCGCGGATCACGCCTGTGTTTTGCAACGTGGAGGGCGGATCATCGTCAATGGCGTTCTGTAACAAAGCCAGTTCCTCTTCACAAAGCGACAACTTTCCACTTTCCGCTGATGGCTGATCACCGATCGCTTCATTCAGCGTCGGTAACTGACTCAATGAGTTCCTCATCGCTACGAGGTCACGCGGTTGCGCCTGCCCGGCGATGACGCGGTTGACCAGTCGTTCAAGGTCGGCGATGGGTTTCAGCGCAGCGCGTACTTCCGCGCGTATCATGCCCTGCTCGAAAAAATATTGCACCCCATTCTGGCGGAGTTGAATCTTTTGCACGTTGAGCAAAGGCTGGCTGACCCATTGATGGATGAGCCGCTTGCCCATCGGTGTGATAGCGAGATCGAGCGTTCCGAGCAAAGAGCCTTTTCGTTCGCCGCGCAAGGTTTCGTCGAGTTCCAAATTTCTGCGCGTGGACGCGTCGAGGGTCATGAATTCGGATAGATGATAAGTTCGCAGTGAGGTGAGTAACTTCAGCGCGTCGGGTTGGGTTTCTTTGAGGTATTGGATTAACCCGCCCGCGGCGCGCACGGCAAGGGAGTTTTGTTTCAAGCCGAAGCCGTCGAGCGTGGATGTGTTGAAATGCGCCAACAGCGCTTCGGCGCTTTTGCCCGGTTCAAATTTCCACGATGCCCATGGCGTAACGTGGCTGGAAATTTCGTTTGGCAAAATTTGGTTATCGGGATGTAGAATTTCGGCGGGATGCAAACGCGTCAATTCTGCGCGCAGGGATTCGAATGGAAGCTCGGTGACGGCAAACTCTCCGGTGGTCACGTCGGCGTACGCAACTGAGGCAGATTGCCCGTCAATGAGAACCGAGGCGAGGTAGTTGTTCGCGTCGCCGGGCAGGAGTCCCGGTTCGGTCACAGTCCCCGGAGTCACCACACGTACCACTTTGCGCGGGAAGAGTCCTTTGATGGGTGTGTCTCCAACTTGTTCGCAGATGGCGACGTGATAGCCCTTTTCGATCAGCCGCGCCAAATAATTTTCGACCGCGTGATAGGGGATGCCCGCCAACGGCGCGCGGATGCCTTTGCCGATAGGTCGTGAGGTGAGGACTATGTCGAGTTCGCGCGCGGTGATCTCGGCGTCCTCGTCGAAGGTTTCGTAAAAATCGCCAAGGCGGAAAAATAGAATCGTGTTGGGATAGTCGCGTTTGATTTCGAGATATTGCTGGCGGATCGGCGTGAGTTCGTCGGTGGGCATGGCGTGATTGTACTATGAGGCTGTATAATCCGTATAAATTTTTGGAGACAAGCCATGTATAAACTTGTTTTAGTTCGTCATGGGCAAAGCATTTGGAATCTTGAAAACCGCTTCACCGGTTGGACGGATGTCGGTTTGACCGAGCAGGGCAGGGCGGAGGCGCACGAAGCCGGGCGCCTGCTCAAAGCGGAAGGTTTCTTATTCGACGCCGCGTACACGTCCGTGTTGAAGCGGGCGATCCAAACGTTGTGGACAATCTTGCAGGAACTGGATCTCGAATGGATTCCCGTCGCGAACGCGTGGCAGCTCAACGAACGGCATTACGGCGCGTTGCAGGGCTTGAACAAATCGGAGATGGCGGAAAAATACGGCGAAGCGCAAGTGAAAATTTGGCGCCGCAGTTACGATGTGCCGCCTCCTGCGTTAGAGTTGACCGATGAACGTCATCCGAAATTCGACCCGCGGTACGCTTCGTTGACTCCCGATCAACTGCCCGCCACTGAATCGCTCAAACTCACGCTGGATCGAGTTCTGCCTTACTGGGATTCGACTTTATCTCCTGCAATTCGATCGGGTAAGCGGATAATTGTCGCCGCGCATGGCAATAGCATCCGTGCCTTGGTGAAATATCTCGATAGTATTTCCGATGCGGAGATCACCGAGTTGAACATCCCAACGGGCGTTCCGCTGGTGTACGAGTTGAATAAGGAATTGAAGCCGATCAAGCATTACTATCTCGGCGACCCTGAAGAAGCCGCGAAGAAAGCCGCGGCGGTAGCGGGGCAGGGCAAGGCAAAATAGATTTGTGAAATTGAATCACGCAGGGGCGAGTCTCAGACTCGCCCCTGCGTTGCATTAAAATCAGAGCATGACTCTCCCCCGCGAGTTTTTATTCGAACTGCACAAACATTTCTCTGGTGATATTCGTACCGATTCCGCTTCCAAAATCCTGTACAGCACCGACGCAAGCATGTACCAGATCGAACCGCTGGGAGTTGTGATTCCGCGAACGCAGGAGGAGTTGCACGCGGCGGTTGAGTTGGCGGCGAAATATAAAATCCCTATTTTGCCGCGTGGAGCAGGGACAAGTCTCGCGGGTCAGGCGATTGGCGAAGCGTTGATTCTTGATTGCTCGCGTTGGTTGGATAAGATCATCGAGATCAACCCCGAAGAGCGATTCGCAATCGTCGAGCCTGGTGTCGTGCTTTCCGATTTGAATCGCCTCGCCGCGAAGCATGGATTGATGTTTGGTCCCGATCCCGCATCCGCTGAACGCGCGACGATGGGTGGTGTAATCGCCAACAACGCGACGGGCGCGCATTCGATTGTCTACGGCATGAGCGCGGATCACATTTTGGAAGCGGACGTGATTTTGGGGGATGGGAATATTGCGGTTTGGAGGGAGTTCACGAAGGATGAATTTGGAAGGATAAAGGATGAAAACAGCCTGATGGGGAGCGTGGCGGCAACATCTTTTTTGATACGAGAAAAATATGCCGAAGCCATTAAGCGGAATTATCCGAAAACATGGCGGAATTCAGCCGGATATCGCTTGAACTACCTTTTGCCCTTTTCGACGACAAAACCCCCGCGATGGCTGGATGATTACCCTTCGATTCATCCTTCATCATTCAGCCTTCATCCTTTACTTGCCGGTTCCGAAGGCACGCTGGCGGTCATGCGGCGAATAAAAGTCAATCTTGTAGCAAAGCCAAAGCAGACACTGTTGGTAGTCTTGTCGTATCCGAGCGTCGCTGAGGCGTGTGACGATGTGCCGCGTCTGTTGAAACACGTTCCGTCTGCCATTGAGTTAATTCCAAATACAATTCTGCGCGCGGCGCGAAATTCGGCGGGCTACGCGAGTCAGGCAGGCTGGATTCACGGCGATCCCGCCGCGGTGTTGGCTGTCGAATTTGACGATGGACGAGAAACGATCTCGCTCGGCGAAAATGTGATCGCAATTGCGCGCTCGAAAGAAGAACAAGCGCAAGTTTGGAACGTCCGCAAAATGGGTTTGGGATTATTGGATTCGCAACCGCGTTCAGCGCGCCCGATCGCGTTCATCGAAGACTGCGCGATTCCCGTCGAACGCTTGGGCGAGTTCGTGCGCGAGGTGGAAAAAATTTTATCCGCACACGGAACCGAAGGCGGGATATACGCCCACGCCTCAGCAGGATGTCTGCACATTCGACCGGTTCTGGATTTGAAGACGACGCGCGGCGTGGAGAGTCTTCGCTCCATCAGCGAGGCGGTTCTTTCTCTGACGTTGAGTCTGGGTGGCGCCATCAGCAGTGAACACGGGGACGGTTTGTCGCGCTCCGAACATCTGGCGCGAGCATACGGTGATGAAGTGATGAGCGCTATGCGTTTGTTGAAAGACGCCGCAGATCCGCATCACATCTTGAACCCTGGCAAGATTATTGACCCGCCGAAGATGGACGCGAACCTCCGCTATGGCTTTGACTACAAAACGCACGCGTGGACTCCGTCTCTTTCATTTGCAAACCAAGGCGGCTTTGAGTTGGCAGTGGAGCAGTGTAACGGGCAAGGCGTGTGCAGAAAATCAACAGGCGTGATGTGTCCGTCCTTTCAGGCAACGCGAGAGGAGATGCATTCGACGCGTGGGAGGGCGAATCTTTTGAGGGCGTTGATTTCGGGATACGAGTTACGGGATACGCAGTACGCAATACGCAATACTTCGTACTCCGGACTGCGTAGAAATGAAACCAGCGAATTAACATTCCAAGCCTTCGACCTGTGTCTCGCGTGCAAAGGATGTAAAGCGGAGTGTCCCAGCGGGGTGGACATGGCGAAGTTGAAATACGAATTCGAGAATGAATATTACAAGACGCATCGCCGTCCGTTGCGCGATTATGTATTTGGGTATTTCCACGTGGTAGCGAAGTTGTTATCGCCTGTTGCGCCGATTGCAAATTGGTTGATGGAGTTTGCTCCGACGAAGAAGTTGATCGCGAAAGTTTTGGGGCTGGCGGAAGGAAGGTCGTTGCCGAGGATTAGCCGTGCCATGTCATTGCGAGGAGCGAAGCGACGAAGCAAACTCCTCGAAACCAAAAATCATACTGGTAAACAGGAGATTGCTTCGCCGCCAAAGAACACGAGCGGCGCCCCGCAACCACAATTGGTCGTTTTTTTATCCGATGTCTTCTCGCGTTACATCGAACCGCAAGTGGAGGATGCCGCGTTGGAGGTGTTGTCCGCGTGCGGATATGACGTGCGCGTTCTACCTGTCGTCGGCGCGGGGGCATCGCTGCTCTCGAAGGGATTCGTGGACGCGGCGCGGCGTCAGGCGCGAAAAATGTTGAAGTTGTTGAATCAGCTCGACTCATCGCGGGAAGCGTTAGTCGTCGGGGTGGAGCCTCCTGAAATTTATCTTCTGAAAAGCGAGTACGCGGATTTGCTTCCTGAGCATTCAGACAAAATTCATGAGTTGGCAAAACGAGTTTGGTTGTTGGATGAATTTCTTTTGAACTCGAAGGAGTTTAATGACTTGCGCGTAGCCAAATTAGATGCTAAATTAAATCCCCACGATTTGAAATCCAGAAATGAACAAAAAATCTTTTTTCATCCGCATTGCCATCAGCGCGCGGAGGGATCGTCGGTGAACGCCAGCGTCGAGTTGCTGCGCGCCTGCGGCTACGATGTGGAGTTGAGCGAGGCAGGCTGTTGCGGCATGGCAGGGACGTTCGGCTTCGATGCGGAGCATTACGCGCTTTCAATGCAGGTGGGGGAGTTGAAGTTGTTGCCGCGTGTTAGAGAATTGGCGATTGGAGAATCGGTCGCGGCGACAGGCGCGGCGTGTCGAATGCAAGTGCGGCATGGAACAGGCGCAGAGGCGCAGCATCCGATCGAGTGGGTGAGGGATATATTGAATAGCCGGGTACAATTGCGCGAGAAAGGCAGAGTTGAGGAGTATTGATAATGGCAAAAGTCAGCATGATCGCAAAAGGACGTTCGGGCAAGATTCAATATGTCGAAGGTTCGTTGTTCAAGAAGAATACGTGCGAGTTTTATTGGGAATTTGGCGGGGCTGAAACGTTCGCCATCATTTGGTTTCCCAAAAGCGACGCGGAATGGGACGAGCGCTATCCGTGGGCGACAGGGCGGCGGATGGAGATCGTGAAGGATATGGCGGAACAAGTCCGCAAGAAAGAGGCGCCGTCGTCCACGTTGAAGTGGGAAGAGGGAACTGTGCTTTTAGTTAATCGGTGAAATACTATGGATACTTGGTATTCTCTCAGCCTCGGCGATGGCGTGACAGCGGCGATCCCCTCCGCTGAAATTGAAGAACGCTTCAAGCAACTATTTGCATCCGCTGAGAAGCCGACAGAAATGGCGGTGTTCACGCGCCCC contains the following coding sequences:
- a CDS encoding FAD-linked oxidase C-terminal domain-containing protein — its product is MTLPREFLFELHKHFSGDIRTDSASKILYSTDASMYQIEPLGVVIPRTQEELHAAVELAAKYKIPILPRGAGTSLAGQAIGEALILDCSRWLDKIIEINPEERFAIVEPGVVLSDLNRLAAKHGLMFGPDPASAERATMGGVIANNATGAHSIVYGMSADHILEADVILGDGNIAVWREFTKDEFGRIKDENSLMGSVAATSFLIREKYAEAIKRNYPKTWRNSAGYRLNYLLPFSTTKPPRWLDDYPSIHPSSFSLHPLLAGSEGTLAVMRRIKVNLVAKPKQTLLVVLSYPSVAEACDDVPRLLKHVPSAIELIPNTILRAARNSAGYASQAGWIHGDPAAVLAVEFDDGRETISLGENVIAIARSKEEQAQVWNVRKMGLGLLDSQPRSARPIAFIEDCAIPVERLGEFVREVEKILSAHGTEGGIYAHASAGCLHIRPVLDLKTTRGVESLRSISEAVLSLTLSLGGAISSEHGDGLSRSEHLARAYGDEVMSAMRLLKDAADPHHILNPGKIIDPPKMDANLRYGFDYKTHAWTPSLSFANQGGFELAVEQCNGQGVCRKSTGVMCPSFQATREEMHSTRGRANLLRALISGYELRDTQYAIRNTSYSGLRRNETSELTFQAFDLCLACKGCKAECPSGVDMAKLKYEFENEYYKTHRRPLRDYVFGYFHVVAKLLSPVAPIANWLMEFAPTKKLIAKVLGLAEGRSLPRISRAMSLRGAKRRSKLLETKNHTGKQEIASPPKNTSGAPQPQLVVFLSDVFSRYIEPQVEDAALEVLSACGYDVRVLPVVGAGASLLSKGFVDAARRQARKMLKLLNQLDSSREALVVGVEPPEIYLLKSEYADLLPEHSDKIHELAKRVWLLDEFLLNSKEFNDLRVAKLDAKLNPHDLKSRNEQKIFFHPHCHQRAEGSSVNASVELLRACGYDVELSEAGCCGMAGTFGFDAEHYALSMQVGELKLLPRVRELAIGESVAATGAACRMQVRHGTGAEAQHPIEWVRDILNSRVQLREKGRVEEY
- the gpmA gene encoding 2,3-diphosphoglycerate-dependent phosphoglycerate mutase, which translates into the protein MYKLVLVRHGQSIWNLENRFTGWTDVGLTEQGRAEAHEAGRLLKAEGFLFDAAYTSVLKRAIQTLWTILQELDLEWIPVANAWQLNERHYGALQGLNKSEMAEKYGEAQVKIWRRSYDVPPPALELTDERHPKFDPRYASLTPDQLPATESLKLTLDRVLPYWDSTLSPAIRSGKRIIVAAHGNSIRALVKYLDSISDAEITELNIPTGVPLVYELNKELKPIKHYYLGDPEEAAKKAAAVAGQGKAK
- the mutS gene encoding DNA mismatch repair protein MutS, whose translation is MPTDELTPIRQQYLEIKRDYPNTILFFRLGDFYETFDEDAEITARELDIVLTSRPIGKGIRAPLAGIPYHAVENYLARLIEKGYHVAICEQVGDTPIKGLFPRKVVRVVTPGTVTEPGLLPGDANNYLASVLIDGQSASVAYADVTTGEFAVTELPFESLRAELTRLHPAEILHPDNQILPNEISSHVTPWASWKFEPGKSAEALLAHFNTSTLDGFGLKQNSLAVRAAGGLIQYLKETQPDALKLLTSLRTYHLSEFMTLDASTRRNLELDETLRGERKGSLLGTLDLAITPMGKRLIHQWVSQPLLNVQKIQLRQNGVQYFFEQGMIRAEVRAALKPIADLERLVNRVIAGQAQPRDLVAMRNSLSQLPTLNEAIGDQPSAESGKLSLCEEELALLQNAIDDDPPSTLQNTGVIRAGYSQELDSVIDASKHARDWIANLESVEREKTGIKTLKVGYNKVFGYYIEISRGAAEKAPEHYIRKQTLVNAERFITPEMKEYETLVLNAEERIKEIETRLFREVCAELGKSAHQLLSTARAIAEADVLSALGEAAALGGYVKPNVHEGSGLEIHEGRHPVVEQSLRGERYIPNDVIFEKGEIVRVITGPNMSGKSTYLRQTALIVLMAQMGSFVPAASASVGLVDRIFTRIGAQDEIHAGQSTFMVEMVEAANILHHATSRSLLILDEIGRGTSTYDGVSIAWAVIEFIHNHPHLRAKTLFATHYHELTQLADLLPGVRNYNVAVSEADDKVVFLHKIVPGGADRSYGIHVAQLAGLPAPVIQRASEIMVELEKTSGRAVKINPHAAQQAALFPESSPILDELKEIDVNSLSPIEALNKLFEWQKKYTK
- a CDS encoding sodium-translocating pyrophosphatase; its protein translation is MYAMEGLTQLEELAIWAVFGVAILGLLYAVFLRSQILHEDKGTEKMQEVWNAIKDGADAYLKRQLRSILPLIGILTIALFFSVYIVPPSPEALERFEGVPAETVRLWIGLARAFAFVMGAGFSLAVGQIGMRMAVEGNVRVASASKRSFGDALRIAYRAGTITGMLTDGLGLLGGTVIFIVLGIAAPDALLGFGFGGTLLALFMRVGGGIFTKAADVGADLVGKVEAGIPEDDPRNPAVVADLVGDNVGDCAGMAADIFESYEVTIVSGLILGLALWHATGRLEWIIFPLIVRGIGVLASIVGTYFVRSDADKGGDAMKAIFRGFLTSAVISSVLFFIAGFFYLNTPQMTEWGGWWRMPTAVGVGVLLAILIDRLTEYFTGTHAKPVNDIKKSADTGPATLILNGVSVGFESSVWSVLVIALTIVASIFIFGTIPGVTGVDRATFILYGVAMTGIGMLTLTGNNVAMDSFGPISDNANGIGEMAWHGKTDKATKNAQQIMADLDAVGNTTKAITKGVAIGSAVIAAVSLFGSFLVDVSRAQTTLGVPLEQQIQSIGIRVDVPQVFVGMLIGGALPWLFSSFAIQAVARAASLIVLEVRRQFKLGVLKGKVKPDYKQAVEISTTAAQKELVSLALLGIVTPIVVGLTLQVEALGGFLAGIIVSGQLLAVFLNNSGGAWDNAKKLIEDEPKNPAKNLGKGSERHKAGVVGDTVGDPFKDTAGPALNPMIKVVNLVAVITAPIVVQYAGGASLGVWAVAAVLVGLLAWAVMRSKASAEEMTK